One genomic window of Numida meleagris isolate 19003 breed g44 Domestic line chromosome 1, NumMel1.0, whole genome shotgun sequence includes the following:
- the METTL16 gene encoding methyltransferase-like protein 16 isoform X1, producing the protein MQQLNSYISKNILLKYIVYLLLPTRSASDLGQPPSGKWDFCLFVCTLFKILPPLSIGRIKPPGFTRHRSLPYFAPFPLSSPRPPPLVRPGGPRCVPGAAAVRPLGAGGALLPPWRSTSPCTRATATRTSRPTSPTWPASTPSSGSTCRPPWPAGLNFKDPEAVRALTCTLLKEDFGLTIDIPLERLIPTVPLRLNYIHWVEDLIGHQDADKGVLRRGIDIGTGASCIYPLLGSTLNGWYFLATEVDDMCFNYAKKNVEQNNLSDLIKVVKVPQKTLLMDALKEESEIIYDFCMCNPPFFANQMEAKGVNSRNPRRPPPSSVNTGGITEIMAEGGELEFVKRIIHDSLQLKKRLRWYSCMLGKKCSLAPLKEELKIQGVPKVTHTEFCQGRTMRWALAWSFYDDVQVPSPPSKRRKLEKPRKPITFTVLASTVKELSVKAAAMGWDAVEAIAVVRAWIEKILTDLKVQHKRVPCGKDEVSLFVTAIENSWVHLRRKKRERVRQLQELPRASDDVLQAMEEKKNSQNSVSSSLDCEKPKSEDSETELVAPDEDVHSTADDELTEESATKEFSESMEEVEASSNKGSSSAKQEPQPSEEASNLTAEKGQSPKETSRCFLFKCLMNVKKEGNDVLVEMHWVEGQNRDLMNQLCTYLRNQVLRLVAS; encoded by the exons ATGCAACAACTCAACAgctatatttctaaaaatatactTCTAAAATATATCGTGTATTTACTTCTTCCAACCAGAAGCGCTTCTGATCTTGGACAGCCACCTTCaggaaaatgggatttttgcCTGTTTGTGtgtacactttttaaaattttgccaCCCTTATCCATCGGGCGTATAAAACCTCCGGGTTTTACAAGGCACCGATCGCTGCCCTATTTTGCACCGTTCCCTCTCAGCtccccccgcccgccgcccttGGTACGCCCCGGCGGCCCGCGGTGCGTGCCGGGAGCCGCTGCGGTGAGGCCGCTGGGTGCGGGCGGCGCTTTGCTCCCGCCATGGCGCTCAACAAGTCCATGCACGCGCGCAACCGCTACAAGGACAAGCCGCCCGACTTCGCCTACCTGGCCGGCAAGTACCCCGAGTTCCGGCAGCACGTGCAGACCACCCTGGCCGGCAGG CCTGAACTTCAAGGACCCCGAGGCGGTGAGAGCTCTGACGTGTACCCTTCTGAAGGAGGATTTTGGGCTCACCATTGACATCCCCCTGGAAAGGCTCATTCCCACCGTCCCCTTGAGGCTGAACTACATCCACTGGGTGGAGGATCTCATTGGCCATCAGGATGCTGACAAGGGAGTGCTTAGGCGGGGCATTGACATAG GGACGGGGGCATCGTGCATATACCCATTACTTGGATCAACGTTGAATGGCTGGTATTTTCTTGCAACAGAAGTGGATGATATGTGCTTCAATTACGCCAAGAAGAATGTGGAACAGAATAACTTGTCTGATCTTATAAAAG TGGTTAAGGTACCACAGAAGACTCTTCTCATGGATGCGCTGAAAGAAGAATCTGAGATAATTTACGATTTCTGCATGTGCAACCCTCCCTTTTTTGCCAACCAAATGGAAGCAAAG GGAGTAAATTCTCGAAACCCACGGCGACCCCCTCCAAGCTCTGTAAATACAGGAGGGATCACAGAAATCATGGCTGAGGGGGGAGAGCTGGAGTTTGTCAAGAGAATTATTCATGATAGCTTACAATTGAAGAAGAGATTACG GTGGTACAGTTGTATGCTggggaagaaatgcagtttaGCACCATTGAAAGAGGAACTTAAAATCCAGGGG GTTCCTAAAGTTACTCATACAGAATTCTGTCAAGGACGCACCATGAGATGGGCACTGGCATGGAGTTTCTATGATGATGTACAAGTACCT tcacCTCCCtctaagagaagaaaattagaaaaaccCCGAAAACCAATTACATTTACGGTCTTGGCTTCTACAGTCAAAGAGTTATCCGTCAAAGCTGCAGCAATGGGTTGGGATGCTGTAGAAGCCATTGCTGTTGTCAGAGCCTGGATAGAGAAGATTCTTACTGATTTGAAG GTTCAGCATAAGCGTGTTCCTTGCGGAAAAGATGAAGTTAGCCTGTTTGTGACTGCCATTGAAAACTCCTGGGTtcatctgaggagaaaaaaaagagagagagtaaGGCAATTACAAGAACTTCCTCGAGCTTCTGATGATGTTCTGCAAGcaatggaagagaagaaaaacagtcagAACAGTGTGAGCAGCAGTTTGGACTGTGAAAAACCCAAGTCTGAAGACTCTGAAACTGAGCTTGTGGCACCAGATGAGGATGTCCACTCGACTGCAGATGATGAGCTAACAGAAGAATCTGCTACCAAAGAATTTAGTGAGAGTATGGAGGAGGTAGAAGCATCATCTAACAAAGGTTCCAGCAGTGCAAAGCAGGAACCTCAGCCTTCAGAGGAAGCTAGCAATCTAACAGCTGAAAAAGGACAAAGTCCCAAGGAAACTAGTCgatgtttcctttttaagtgtttaatgaatgtgaagaaagaaggaaatgatgTATTAGTAGAAATGCACTGGGTTGAAGGACAGAACAGAGACTTAATGAACCAGCTGTGCACATACCTACGGAACCAAGTTCTTCGGTTGGTTGCTAGTTAG
- the METTL16 gene encoding methyltransferase-like protein 16 isoform X2, with product MALNKSMHARNRYKDKPPDFAYLAGKYPEFRQHVQTTLAGRVSLNFKDPEAVRALTCTLLKEDFGLTIDIPLERLIPTVPLRLNYIHWVEDLIGHQDADKGVLRRGIDIGTGASCIYPLLGSTLNGWYFLATEVDDMCFNYAKKNVEQNNLSDLIKVVKVPQKTLLMDALKEESEIIYDFCMCNPPFFANQMEAKGVNSRNPRRPPPSSVNTGGITEIMAEGGELEFVKRIIHDSLQLKKRLRWYSCMLGKKCSLAPLKEELKIQGVPKVTHTEFCQGRTMRWALAWSFYDDVQVPSPPSKRRKLEKPRKPITFTVLASTVKELSVKAAAMGWDAVEAIAVVRAWIEKILTDLKVQHKRVPCGKDEVSLFVTAIENSWVHLRRKKRERVRQLQELPRASDDVLQAMEEKKNSQNSVSSSLDCEKPKSEDSETELVAPDEDVHSTADDELTEESATKEFSESMEEVEASSNKGSSSAKQEPQPSEEASNLTAEKGQSPKETSRCFLFKCLMNVKKEGNDVLVEMHWVEGQNRDLMNQLCTYLRNQVLRLVAS from the exons ATGGCGCTCAACAAGTCCATGCACGCGCGCAACCGCTACAAGGACAAGCCGCCCGACTTCGCCTACCTGGCCGGCAAGTACCCCGAGTTCCGGCAGCACGTGCAGACCACCCTGGCCGGCAGGGTGAG CCTGAACTTCAAGGACCCCGAGGCGGTGAGAGCTCTGACGTGTACCCTTCTGAAGGAGGATTTTGGGCTCACCATTGACATCCCCCTGGAAAGGCTCATTCCCACCGTCCCCTTGAGGCTGAACTACATCCACTGGGTGGAGGATCTCATTGGCCATCAGGATGCTGACAAGGGAGTGCTTAGGCGGGGCATTGACATAG GGACGGGGGCATCGTGCATATACCCATTACTTGGATCAACGTTGAATGGCTGGTATTTTCTTGCAACAGAAGTGGATGATATGTGCTTCAATTACGCCAAGAAGAATGTGGAACAGAATAACTTGTCTGATCTTATAAAAG TGGTTAAGGTACCACAGAAGACTCTTCTCATGGATGCGCTGAAAGAAGAATCTGAGATAATTTACGATTTCTGCATGTGCAACCCTCCCTTTTTTGCCAACCAAATGGAAGCAAAG GGAGTAAATTCTCGAAACCCACGGCGACCCCCTCCAAGCTCTGTAAATACAGGAGGGATCACAGAAATCATGGCTGAGGGGGGAGAGCTGGAGTTTGTCAAGAGAATTATTCATGATAGCTTACAATTGAAGAAGAGATTACG GTGGTACAGTTGTATGCTggggaagaaatgcagtttaGCACCATTGAAAGAGGAACTTAAAATCCAGGGG GTTCCTAAAGTTACTCATACAGAATTCTGTCAAGGACGCACCATGAGATGGGCACTGGCATGGAGTTTCTATGATGATGTACAAGTACCT tcacCTCCCtctaagagaagaaaattagaaaaaccCCGAAAACCAATTACATTTACGGTCTTGGCTTCTACAGTCAAAGAGTTATCCGTCAAAGCTGCAGCAATGGGTTGGGATGCTGTAGAAGCCATTGCTGTTGTCAGAGCCTGGATAGAGAAGATTCTTACTGATTTGAAG GTTCAGCATAAGCGTGTTCCTTGCGGAAAAGATGAAGTTAGCCTGTTTGTGACTGCCATTGAAAACTCCTGGGTtcatctgaggagaaaaaaaagagagagagtaaGGCAATTACAAGAACTTCCTCGAGCTTCTGATGATGTTCTGCAAGcaatggaagagaagaaaaacagtcagAACAGTGTGAGCAGCAGTTTGGACTGTGAAAAACCCAAGTCTGAAGACTCTGAAACTGAGCTTGTGGCACCAGATGAGGATGTCCACTCGACTGCAGATGATGAGCTAACAGAAGAATCTGCTACCAAAGAATTTAGTGAGAGTATGGAGGAGGTAGAAGCATCATCTAACAAAGGTTCCAGCAGTGCAAAGCAGGAACCTCAGCCTTCAGAGGAAGCTAGCAATCTAACAGCTGAAAAAGGACAAAGTCCCAAGGAAACTAGTCgatgtttcctttttaagtgtttaatgaatgtgaagaaagaaggaaatgatgTATTAGTAGAAATGCACTGGGTTGAAGGACAGAACAGAGACTTAATGAACCAGCTGTGCACATACCTACGGAACCAAGTTCTTCGGTTGGTTGCTAGTTAG